CTGTCCGCCGGGCTCGCAGACTGGTGCAGCGCCAACGATTTCAATGTCGGCCTGTTGCACGCCGATCCGGCCACGGCAAACCTGCAACCGTTACTGGCACGGCTGGGCAGCGATATTCCGGCCGCGTTTCTGATCGGCGGGATCAGCTCGTCGCGCGGACCCAACGCACAATTCGCCGAGCAGGTTCTGCAGGGCGGCATCAGCGGCGCACTGTTTTCACAGGCGGTGCCGATCATGACCAACCTCACCCAGGGCTGCAGCCCGATCGGGCCGCGCCATGTCGTCACCCAGTGCGAGCGCAATATCATGCACAGCCTCGACGACCGACCCGCGCTCGACGTGTTGACCGAGGATGTCGGCGAAGTCATCGCGCAGGACTGGCAGCAGGCGGCCGGTTATATTTTCGCCGGTATCGTGAACAAGAACTCCGACGTGGACGACTACTCGGTCCGCCAGCTCGTCGGCATCGATCCCGACTCGAAGCTTGTCGCGATCGGTGATTTCCTCGAGCACAACGACGAGATCGTCTTTTGCAAACGCGATGGCAGTACCGCGCTGGAAGACATGGAGCGCATGCTCAAGGATTTGAAAAAGCGCTGCAATTCACCGATCAAGGGCGGTGTTTACGTCTCTTGCCTGGGCCGCGGCAGGGAACAGTTCGGCCAACATTCGGAGGAA
This genomic stretch from Gammaproteobacteria bacterium harbors:
- a CDS encoding FIST C-terminal domain-containing protein; its protein translation is MMDRFLLAHGAGEPGDRLLNDCLNQLGDIPPAANFGFLYLSDQLAESAGPLIERLKDKTGITAWVGTVGIGIIGGATEYYDEPAMAIMLAGFNEADYRLLPNLREESASLSAGLADWCSANDFNVGLLHADPATANLQPLLARLGSDIPAAFLIGGISSSRGPNAQFAEQVLQGGISGALFSQAVPIMTNLTQGCSPIGPRHVVTQCERNIMHSLDDRPALDVLTEDVGEVIAQDWQQAAGYIFAGIVNKNSDVDDYSVRQLVGIDPDSKLVAIGDFLEHNDEIVFCKRDGSTALEDMERMLKDLKKRCNSPIKGGVYVSCLGRGREQFGQHSEEVRFIHTVLGDFPLVGFFANGEIHKSALYGFTGVLTLFV